One Caldisericia bacterium DNA segment encodes these proteins:
- a CDS encoding MFS transporter produces the protein MKKIFKDYKDAINSFSGNAKLFLVALFILSMSQGGFNTIFNLYLSSGGIRNSVIGYIISMGGIGAAIMSIPSGILSDRIGRKKVLLFGATLIPLTLLISAITIDPKILFISYLVYGAAGAILRITTNPFLAENSGI, from the coding sequence GTGAAAAAGATTTTTAAAGACTATAAAGATGCAATAAATAGTTTCTCTGGTAACGCAAAACTTTTCCTTGTTGCTCTCTTCATACTTTCCATGTCACAGGGTGGATTCAACACAATATTCAATCTGTATCTCTCCTCAGGAGGAATAAGGAATTCAGTTATAGGATACATCATATCAATGGGGGGAATTGGTGCAGCAATAATGTCTATTCCTTCGGGGATTCTCAGCGATAGAATTGGAAGGAAAAAAGTATTACTCTTTGGAGCAACACTTATACCTCTTACACTTTTAATCTCAGCAATTACAATAGACCCCAAAATCTTGTTCATTTCATACTTAGTCTATGGTGCTGCAGGAGCAATCTTAAGAATAACAACAAATCCTTTCCTTGCTGAGAATAGTGGAATCTA